From one Anopheles cruzii chromosome 3, idAnoCruzAS_RS32_06, whole genome shotgun sequence genomic stretch:
- the LOC128272922 gene encoding protein tweety-2-like: protein MQYGNVIMEQHQPAPSFLVQLLHSVPHINITLHRVNDTFNPNSTIYIESLGILASIPAALLIISLVFLLLYLLTRCCDRKPRKPKSHGCQKCTLIFFAVVCCAAIGLGLYGNDDLHNGVLQIFGSGRKIEQLILNVRNQTEIVKHNLKSKVVLSELEQIFEQPPHRPNVTALYLLHDTVKMAKDNTTLAINALETIVYLTRPAYTDITLKSLLDTYEFYEELRWPITLGFLTFLLLLCIILMIGATRSSRCALIFFSVCGLLAVTVCWLLSGIYLASAVALGDFCMKPNDYICSHPKLKDVQYTYCSTVGTNRYVLRLNESKVHVDRAKESLETVNGIGMELYPGIQISSKVNKINGELDDSKRQLTALSVMLDRRTVAEHYADATRSLCEGGLLGLTLMLLASLVSAAILSLLVCVDSHTWIYLTKKRPGYEDKAETTPLFPAGSNASPAAPIISSGTMTVNRTLLHAQTATSNGATGVGSGGAGLGSAGATGTLIPTSGRNGTTHGMRGFATYSGDESPPPDYNVVVHDNRASGHHTLGRLPSQHAPIMGPNNGKYATLSKQCKTLESNDFY from the exons AGCCTCGGCATACTGGCCTCGATACCGGCGGCCCTGCTCATCATCTCGCTcgtgtttctgctgctgtaTCTGTTGACGCGCTGCTGCGACCGTAAGCCGCGCAAACCCAAGTCGCACGGCTGCCAGAAGTGCACGCTGatcttcttcgccgtcgtctgCTGTGCGGCGATCGGGCTGGGACTGTACGGCAACGACGACCTGCACAACGGTGTGCTGCAGATCTTCGGCTCGGGCCGCAAAATCGAGCAACTGATACTGAACGTTCGCAATCAG ACGGAAATAGTTAAGCACAACCTCAAATCGAAGGTGGTCCTGTCGGAGCTGGAGCAGATCTTCGAGCAGCCACCGCACCGACCAAACGTGACCGCGCTCTATCTGCTGCACGATACGGTCAAGATGGCGAAGGATAACACGACGCTTGCGATCAACGCGCTGGAAACGATCGTCTATTTGACGCGGCCAGCCTACACGGACATTACGCTGAAAAGCTTGCTCGAT ACTTACGAATTTTACGAGGAACTTCGGTGGCCCATAACGCTCGGTTTCCTGaccttcctgctgctgctctgcatCATACTGATGATCGGTGCGACGCGAAGTTCCCGCTGTGCCCTCATCTTCTTCAGCGTCTGTGGGCTGCTGGCCGTCACCGTGTGCTGGCTGCTCTCCGGCATCTATCTGGCCAGTGCCGTCGCCCTGGGCGACTTCTGCATGAAACCGAACGATTACATCTGCAGCCAT CCGAAGCTAAAGGATGTTCAGTATACGTATTGTAGCACGGTTGGCACCAACCGGTACGTGCTGCGGCTAAACGAATCCAAAGTGCACGTGGACCGCGCCAAAGAATCGCTCGAAACGGTGAACGGCATCGGTATGGAGCTGTACCCGGGCATCCAGATCAGCTCGAAGGTGAACAAGATCAACGGCGAGCTGGACGACAGCAAGCGCCAACTGACGGCCCTCTCGGTGATGCTGGATCGTCGCACCGTTGCCGAGCATTACGCGGACGCTACGCGTAGCCTGTGTGAAGGGGGTCTCCTCGGGCTCACACTaatgctgctggccagcttAGTGTCGGCCGCCATACTGAGTCTGCTCGTGTGCGTCGACTCACACACCTGGATTTATCTGACGAAAAA ACGACCCGGCTACGAAGACAAAGCGGAAACGACTCCACTGTTCCCGGCCGGTTCGAATGCATCGCCGGCCGCCCCAATAATCTCGTCCGGTACGATGACGGTCAACCGAACGCTGCTGCACGCACAGACGGCCACCAGCAACGGTGCAACTGGCGTCGGGTCCGGTGGTGCGGGCCTGGGAAGCGCCGGCGCCACCGGTACCCTCATCCCGACCAGTGGCCGCAACGGAACCACACACGGAATGCGCGGGTTTGCAACCTATAGTGGCGATGAGTCACCGCCGCCAGATTATAACGTTGTGGTGCATGATAACAG AGCTTCGGGACACCACACTCTCGGACGGCTGCCGTCACAACATGCGCCCATAATGGGCCCCAACAATGGCAAGTATGCCACGCTCAGTAAACAGTGCAAAACGCTCGAATCGAACGATTTCTACTGA
- the LOC128272668 gene encoding bystin, translating to MGKSKAHRIKSLSGPKASMDDHSNEGRVSKKARQPKVRMRAEEKDFVDSKTSKKILRQARKQQAELNLFGDSFGPSLADSVTVKKRHRLDDRGSSDESDLEGQDEADIDGEDLFDDMKITEEDERALVMFQNKDGTKTRTLADLIMDKITEKQTEIQTQFSDTGSLKMEEIDPRVREMYEGVREVLKRYRNGKIPKAFKLIPKLRNWEQFLYLTEPQSWSAAAMFQATRAFSSGLTQYMAQRFYNLVLLPRVRDDLAEYNRLNFYLYRALKKALFKPAAFMKGIVLPLLEAGDCTLREAIILGSIISSTRIPVLHTSACLLKICEMEYSGACSVFIRIILDKRYALPYRVVDATVFHFLNFEHDKRELPSLWHKALLTFAQRYKNDISSEQRDALLHLLKKKSHYKITPEIRRELMAGQCRDVEVGQSLAHEGDVEFREDNDFTPMDDDMEAQGSRSVAKPTPKETQDEDMDSADEEDAEDSDESEEDAL from the exons ATGGGTAAATCAAAGGCGCATCGTATCAAAAGCCTCTCGGGCCCGAAGGCTTCGATGGATGATCACTCAAACGAGGGCCGAGTGTCGAAGAAAGCGAGGCAACCGAAGGTGCGAATGCGCGCCGAGGAGAAAGACTTTGTCGACTCGAAGACATCGAAGAAAATTCTTCGCCAAGCACGTAAACAACAGGCAGAGCTGAACCTTTTCGGTGACTCCTTTGGCCCATCGCTAGCAGATTCCGTTACCGTAAAGAAACGGCACCGGTTGGATG ACCGAGGATCGTCAGATGAGTCCGATCTGGAGGGACAGGATGAAGCCGATATCGATGGAGAGGATCTGTTTGATGACATGAAAATTACCGAAGAAGATGAACGCGCCCTGGTCATGTTTCAAAACAA GGATGGCACCAAAACACGCACGCTCGCCGACCTGATTATGGATAAAAttaccgaaaagcaaacggaaaTTCAAACGCAATTCTCCGACACCGGTTCCCTGAAGATGGAAGAGATCGATCCACGCGTTCGTGAGATGTACGAAGGCGTCCGGGAAGTGCTGAAGCGCTACCGTAATGGCAAGATCCCGAAAGCGTTCAAACTCATTCCCAAGCTGCGAAACTGGGAACAGTTCCTGTACCTGACGGAGCCACAAAGCTGGAGTGCCGCCGCCATGTTTCAGGCAACGCGTGCGTTCTCTTCCGGCCTGACGCAGTACATGGCCCAGCGATTCTACAACCTAGTGTTGCTGCCGCGCGTTCGCGATGATCTAGCGGAGTACAATCGGCTGAACTTTTACCTGTACCGTGCGCTGAAGAAAGCCCTCTTCAAACCGGCCGCCTTCATGAAGGGGATCGTGCTGCCCCTGCTCGAAGCGGGAGACTGCACCCTCCGTGAGGCAATCATCTTGGGCAGCATCATTAGCTCCACCCGTATTCCGGTGCTCCACACATCGGCGTGTTTGCTGAAAATCTGCGAAATGGAGTACTCCGgcgcgtgttccgtgttcaTCCGCATAATCCTCGACAAGCGCTACGCTCTACCGTATCGCGTGGTGGATGCCACGGTGTTCCATTTCCTCAACTTTGAGCACGACAAACGCGAGCTACCGTCCCTTTGGCACAAGGCCTTGCTAACTTTCGCCCAGCGGTACAAGAACGACATCTCGTCCGAGCAGCGTGACGCTTTACTGCATTTGCTAAA GAAGAAATCGCACTACAAAATCACACCAGAAATCCGGAGAGAACTGATGGCGGGCCAGTGTCGGGATGTGGAGGTGGGCCAAAGCCTGGCCCATGAAGGTGATGTCGAGTTCCGCGAGGATAATGATTTTACGCCAATGGATGACGATATGGAGGCGCAGGGGTCCCGAAGTGTGGCGAAACCGACACCGAAAGAAACGCAAGACGAGGACATGGACAGCGCGGATGAAGAGGATGCCGAAGACAGTGATGAGAGCGAGGAAGATGCTCTGTGA
- the LOC128271783 gene encoding secretory carrier-associated membrane protein 1 — translation MAGLNDNPFGEPEIDNPFADPSIQQITRNTTSLQQTLDDYRPFDNDRNVLGTNGANQPATLHPSTQSPPVYSQSGAQYQTNNNGATSATGSKPAGMTQISTAELERAQEELERKTRQLEIREANLNRNMPSHNQPNNWPPLPSMCPVDPCFYHDINVDIPVEFQRVVQWLYRLWMFYALVMVVNVLGGLVILIHSGEFRTFGLGILYAVLFTPASFMCWYRPAYQAFKTDSSFKFMMFFFIFSFQALVTTIQTIGFPGSGTCGIIMAVKQFSSGWGVVVGLFLMCIALAYGTCAIGNIIMLTRVHRIYRSGENMSMNKAREEFQSQFFSNQIVRDAAAGAARASVQSTLNRY, via the exons ATGGCAGGATTGAACGACAATCCGTTCGGTGAGCCGGAGATTGACAATCCGTTTGCG GATCCATCGATACAGCAGATAACGAGAAACACGACCAGCCTGCAACAGACACTCGATGACTATCGGCCGTTCGATAATGATCGCAACGTGCTGGGCACCAACGGTGCCAATCAACCGGCAACGCTCCACCCGTCCACACAGTCGCCGCCGGTGTACAGCCAGAGCGGGGCCCAGTACCAGACGAACAATAATGGTGCGACGAGCGCCACCGGGAGCAAACCAGCCGGAATGACGCAAATCTCCACCGCTGAACTCGAG CGAGCTCAGGAAGAACTGGAACGCAAAACGCGACAGCTGGAGATCCGGGAAGCGAACCTGAATAGGAATATGCCTTCGCACAACCAGCCCAACAACTGGCCACCGTTACCTTCGATGTGCCCGGTAGATCCGTGCTTCTACCACGATATCAATGTCGACATTCCGGTCGAGTTCCAGCGAGTAGTGCAGTGGCTCTACAGGCTGTGGATGTTTTACGCCCTCGTGATGGTGGTCAACGTTCTGGGTGGTCTAGTGATACTGATCCATTCCGGCGAGTTTCGCACGTTCGGGCTGGGCATCCTCTACGCGGTGCTCTTCACGCCAGCCTCCTTCATGTGCTG GTATCGCCCAGCGTACCAGGCCTTCAAGACGGACTCCAGCTTCAAGTTCATGAtgttcttcttcatcttctcCTTCCAAGCGCTGGTGACCACGATCCAGACCATTGGCtttcccggttccggtacgTGCGGTATCATCATGGCCGTGAAGCAATTCAGCTCCGGTTGGGGTGTTGTCGTTGGCCTATTTCTGATGTGTATCGCGCTCGCCTATGGCACCTGCGCCATCGGCAACATCATTATGCTCACACGG GTCCACCGTATTTACCGCTCGGGAGAAAATATGTCCATGAACAAGGCGCGCGAAGAGTTCCAGAGTCAGTTCTTCAGCAATCAGATCGTGCGCGAtgcggccgccggtgctgccCGCGCCTCCGTACAGAGCACTCTCAACAGGTACTAA